A single genomic interval of Noviherbaspirillum cavernae harbors:
- the xerD gene encoding site-specific tyrosine recombinase XerD produces MTDAASASQASIDEFCDTLWLEDGLAKNTLDAYRRDMNLFAAWLEAEHGKTLYAAEAKDLEGYRAARHDDTKPSSANRRLAVLRRFYQLALRQNRISADPCLKLKTAKQPPRDPLSLSEAQVEALLGAPDVNTPLGLRDRTMLELMYASGLRVSELVLLKSIELGMNEGVLRVTGKGDKTRLVPFGEEARAWIERYLKEARPVILDGQIDDALFVTARGGAMTRQMFWILIKKHARKADINAPLSPHTLRHAFATHLLNHGADLRVVQLLLGHADISTTQIYTHVARERLKKLHADNHPRSGRDPA; encoded by the coding sequence ATGACGGACGCGGCGAGCGCGAGCCAGGCGTCGATCGACGAGTTTTGCGACACCTTGTGGCTGGAAGACGGTCTGGCGAAGAACACGCTCGATGCCTATCGTCGCGACATGAACTTGTTCGCGGCGTGGCTGGAGGCGGAACATGGAAAGACCCTGTACGCCGCCGAGGCGAAGGACCTGGAAGGCTATCGCGCCGCGCGGCACGACGACACCAAGCCGAGTTCGGCCAATCGCCGTCTGGCCGTGTTGCGGCGTTTCTACCAGCTCGCGCTGCGGCAGAACAGGATCAGCGCCGATCCCTGCCTGAAACTCAAAACCGCGAAGCAGCCGCCACGCGATCCGTTGTCCCTGTCGGAAGCGCAGGTGGAAGCACTGCTCGGCGCACCCGACGTGAATACGCCGCTCGGACTGCGTGACCGCACCATGCTGGAGCTGATGTACGCCAGCGGCTTGCGCGTATCGGAGCTGGTGCTGCTGAAATCGATCGAGCTCGGCATGAATGAAGGCGTGTTGCGCGTGACCGGCAAGGGCGACAAGACGCGGCTGGTGCCCTTCGGCGAAGAGGCACGTGCATGGATCGAGCGCTATCTCAAGGAGGCGCGTCCCGTCATCCTCGACGGCCAGATCGACGATGCCCTGTTCGTCACCGCGCGCGGCGGTGCGATGACGCGGCAGATGTTCTGGATTCTGATCAAGAAGCATGCGCGCAAGGCGGATATCAATGCGCCGCTGTCGCCGCATACGCTGCGCCACGCGTTTGCGACGCACCTGCTCAACCACGGCGCGGATTTGCGCGTGGTGCAGTTGCTGCTGGGGCATGCCGATATTTCAACGACGCAAATCTACACGCACGTCGCGCGCGAGCGTTTGAAAAAATTGCATGCGGATAATCATCCGCGCTCGGGCCGCGATCCCGCGTAA
- a CDS encoding Bug family tripartite tricarboxylate transporter substrate binding protein: MKLHKLVLALMAGLAVAASASAQTYPNKAIKLIVPFAPGGTTDIVARIVGDKLAKELGQPVVIENRGGGGGSIGAQAIAKAEPDGYTIGVSTVSTHAVNAACNPKLGYDPITDFAPITNMARTPNVLTVNPKFPAQNFQQFLDYVKKNPGKLNYATSGTCSIQHMVGEQFKASTGTFILHIPYRGAGPALNDLLGGQVDMMFDNLPSSMSHIQAGKLRPLAIAWNKRLDALPNVPTFTELGLKQVNDPAWYGLVAPAKTPDDVIKKINAAAVKVLNMPEVRERMKASGAEPVGNTPAEHAAEIKSELEKMQNLVKKQGIKLD, translated from the coding sequence ATGAAACTGCACAAACTCGTGCTTGCACTGATGGCCGGACTGGCCGTGGCCGCGTCAGCCAGCGCCCAGACCTATCCGAACAAGGCGATCAAGCTGATCGTTCCGTTCGCGCCGGGCGGCACCACGGATATCGTGGCGCGCATCGTCGGCGACAAGCTTGCCAAGGAGCTGGGACAGCCGGTCGTGATCGAGAATCGCGGCGGCGGCGGCGGCAGCATCGGTGCGCAGGCGATTGCCAAGGCCGAGCCGGACGGCTACACCATCGGCGTATCGACGGTTTCCACGCATGCGGTCAATGCCGCCTGCAATCCGAAGCTTGGCTACGATCCGATCACCGATTTTGCACCGATCACCAACATGGCGCGCACGCCGAACGTGCTGACCGTGAATCCGAAATTTCCGGCGCAAAACTTCCAGCAGTTCCTCGACTATGTGAAGAAAAATCCGGGCAAGCTGAACTACGCCACCTCCGGCACCTGCAGCATCCAGCACATGGTCGGCGAACAGTTCAAGGCATCCACCGGCACCTTCATCCTCCATATCCCGTATCGCGGCGCAGGCCCGGCGCTGAATGATCTGCTCGGCGGCCAGGTGGACATGATGTTCGACAACCTGCCATCGTCGATGTCGCACATCCAGGCGGGCAAGCTGCGACCGCTGGCGATTGCATGGAACAAGCGTCTCGATGCATTGCCGAACGTGCCGACCTTCACCGAACTTGGTCTGAAGCAAGTGAATGATCCGGCCTGGTACGGCTTGGTCGCGCCCGCGAAAACGCCGGACGATGTCATCAAGAAAATCAACGCTGCCGCCGTCAAAGTGCTGAACATGCCCGAAGTGCGCGAGCGCATGAAGGCGAGCGGCGCGGAACCGGTCGGCAATACGCCGGCCGAGCATGCGGCGGAAATCAAGAGCGAGCTCGAGAAGATGCAGAACCTCGTCAAGAAGCAGGGCATCAAGCTGGACTGA
- the ybaK gene encoding Cys-tRNA(Pro) deacylase: MAKKEHVSETQATQFLRKHGIAFSEHPYAYEEHGGTTVSARELGVDEHHVVKTLIMQDEAARPLIVLMHGDRKVSTKNLARQIGCKSVEPCKPEVANRHSGYLIGGTSPFGTKKAMPVYVEQSILELDRIYINGGRRGYLIGIDPGAMDKVLPIKPVNCALEE, from the coding sequence ATGGCAAAGAAAGAACATGTATCCGAGACACAGGCGACGCAGTTCCTGCGCAAGCACGGCATCGCCTTTTCCGAACATCCCTATGCATATGAAGAGCACGGCGGCACCACGGTGTCGGCGCGCGAGCTGGGCGTCGACGAGCATCACGTGGTCAAGACGCTGATCATGCAGGACGAAGCCGCCAGGCCGCTGATCGTGCTGATGCACGGTGACCGCAAGGTATCGACGAAAAACCTCGCGCGCCAGATCGGCTGCAAGTCGGTCGAACCCTGCAAGCCGGAAGTCGCCAACCGCCATTCCGGCTACCTGATCGGCGGCACCTCGCCGTTCGGCACAAAGAAGGCGATGCCGGTCTACGTCGAGCAAAGCATTCTCGAACTCGACAGGATCTACATCAACGGCGGCCGGCGCGGGTACCTGATCGGCATCGACCCCGGGGCGATGGACAAGGTATTGCCGATCAAGCCGGTCAACTGCGCGCTGGAAGAATAA
- a CDS encoding tripartite tricarboxylate transporter substrate binding protein BugD, whose amino-acid sequence MIVAGTAAHAQTPYPTKTITMIVPFAAGGPTDTVARLVAQSMGNTLKQQIIVENVGGAGGTIGAARVAKADPDGYTLFLHHIGQSTAPTLYRKLPYNAIDSFEPIGLVTDVPMTFVARKDFPAKDFKELLAYVKANKTKVTYANAGVGSASHLCGMLFMSAIDTELTTVPYKGTGPAMNDLLGGQVDFMCDQTTNTTSQIKGGKIKVYGVTTKTRVPSLPDVPTLNEAGLPGFEVAVWHGLYAPKGTPKPVVDKLATALQAALKDQNVKTRFAELGTEPVAENRANPEALRTFLKSEIDKWAPIIKKAGVYAD is encoded by the coding sequence ATGATCGTTGCCGGCACCGCAGCCCATGCGCAAACACCTTACCCGACCAAGACCATCACGATGATCGTGCCGTTCGCGGCCGGCGGTCCGACCGATACCGTGGCGCGCCTGGTCGCGCAATCGATGGGCAATACGCTCAAGCAGCAGATCATCGTCGAGAACGTCGGCGGCGCCGGCGGCACCATCGGTGCTGCGCGCGTGGCGAAGGCAGATCCGGACGGCTACACGCTGTTCCTCCATCACATCGGACAATCGACTGCGCCGACGCTGTATCGCAAGCTGCCGTACAACGCGATCGACAGCTTCGAGCCGATCGGCCTCGTGACCGACGTGCCGATGACCTTCGTGGCGCGCAAGGATTTCCCGGCCAAGGATTTCAAGGAATTGCTCGCGTACGTGAAGGCCAACAAGACCAAGGTGACCTACGCCAACGCCGGCGTCGGTTCCGCATCCCATCTGTGCGGCATGCTGTTCATGTCCGCAATCGACACCGAGCTGACCACCGTTCCCTACAAGGGCACCGGCCCGGCGATGAACGATCTGCTGGGCGGCCAGGTGGACTTCATGTGCGACCAGACCACCAATACCACCAGCCAGATCAAGGGCGGCAAGATCAAGGTGTATGGCGTGACCACCAAGACGCGCGTGCCGTCGCTGCCGGACGTGCCGACCCTGAACGAAGCCGGTCTGCCCGGCTTTGAAGTCGCGGTGTGGCACGGCCTGTACGCGCCGAAGGGCACGCCGAAGCCGGTCGTCGACAAGCTGGCGACTGCACTGCAGGCGGCGCTGAAAGACCAGAACGTGAAAACGCGCTTCGCCGAACTGGGCACCGAGCCGGTCGCGGAAAACCGCGCGAATCCGGAGGCGCTGCGCACCTTCCTGAAATCGGAAATCGACAAGTGGGCGCCGATCATCAAGAAGGCAGGCGTCTACGCGGACTGA
- a CDS encoding sensor histidine kinase, with protein MTAGPAIHSRSSRFGRRRVLHWLIPVLLVLLFVSTLLWLPWQAQQMESNERQEQLIADTLWVEQTIRFQIGRNEESIRLIATEIGSGFLSGKRLQDRMQTLLRNNQELNRVVWFDAAGKAVESTDDAPLTLADLPPASRFTAEQTRSARLPQYSQPAPPSGLPGPMLMDYHVPLYLGDKYAGSLVATYSISSVLDEMVPWWFAQDNEISLTDSDDVVLAKRAEGGTGRGVYTHQRALDLPGATLILRTNSIKSAPKLLPNLLVGSVIALSLGLLWSLWALWRDINRRLAAEEALHQQVLFRAAMENSLVTGLRARDLEGRITYVNPAFCQMLGISADQILGEKPPMSYWAPEAIEEYQQRFSQVLAGTVTPQGFETVYLRANGERFPVLIFESPLVDDSGKQTGWMGSILDVSDLKRIEDLNRQQQEKLQASARLATMGEIASTLAHELNQPLAAISSYTTGALNLLENASRQPGGVDLGLLKPALEKTKAQAQRAGHIIRSVHTFVKRREPSREKVAIRTLVDSVMPLVELQAHRFFVAIQTNIGSRLPAVLADRVLIEQVLLNLTRNAIEAMEHITPERRILRIVAEREDSDAQSNVAIAVIDQGHGIPPEVAARLFSPFFSTKAEGMGIGLNICRTAVEFHGGTLTHADNPKGGTIFRFTLPAADAQARKPDQQQA; from the coding sequence ATGACAGCCGGACCGGCCATCCATTCCCGATCCAGCCGGTTTGGCCGCAGGCGCGTGCTGCACTGGCTGATCCCGGTGCTCCTGGTATTGCTGTTCGTGTCCACGCTGCTGTGGCTGCCGTGGCAGGCGCAGCAAATGGAGTCGAACGAGCGCCAGGAACAGTTGATCGCCGACACGCTGTGGGTCGAGCAGACCATCCGCTTCCAGATCGGACGCAACGAGGAAAGCATTCGCCTGATCGCGACCGAAATCGGTTCAGGCTTTCTGTCCGGGAAAAGATTGCAGGACCGGATGCAGACGCTGCTGCGCAACAACCAGGAACTCAATCGCGTCGTCTGGTTCGACGCCGCCGGCAAGGCGGTCGAATCGACCGACGATGCGCCGCTGACTTTGGCGGATCTGCCACCGGCATCGCGGTTCACCGCCGAACAGACGCGCAGCGCCAGGCTGCCGCAATACAGCCAGCCCGCGCCGCCGTCGGGGCTGCCCGGACCGATGCTGATGGATTATCACGTGCCGCTCTACCTCGGCGACAAATACGCCGGCAGCCTGGTGGCGACCTATTCGATATCCAGCGTGCTTGACGAAATGGTGCCGTGGTGGTTCGCGCAGGACAATGAAATCTCGCTGACTGACAGCGATGATGTCGTTCTGGCAAAACGCGCGGAAGGCGGCACGGGACGCGGCGTCTATACCCACCAGCGCGCGCTCGACCTGCCCGGCGCGACGCTCATCTTGCGCACCAACAGCATCAAGAGCGCGCCGAAGCTGCTTCCGAATCTGCTGGTCGGCTCCGTCATCGCGCTGTCGCTCGGTCTGCTGTGGAGCCTGTGGGCATTGTGGCGCGACATCAATCGACGGCTCGCGGCCGAGGAAGCCCTGCATCAGCAGGTCCTGTTCCGCGCCGCGATGGAAAACTCGCTGGTGACGGGCTTGCGCGCGCGCGACCTGGAAGGCCGCATCACCTATGTCAACCCGGCCTTCTGCCAGATGCTCGGCATTTCCGCCGATCAGATCCTGGGCGAGAAGCCGCCGATGTCGTACTGGGCGCCGGAAGCAATCGAGGAATACCAGCAGAGATTTTCCCAGGTGCTGGCCGGAACGGTCACGCCACAGGGTTTCGAAACCGTGTACCTGCGCGCCAACGGCGAACGGTTTCCGGTGCTGATTTTCGAATCGCCGCTGGTCGACGACAGCGGCAAACAGACCGGCTGGATGGGCTCGATTCTCGATGTGTCGGATTTGAAGCGCATCGAGGACCTGAACCGCCAGCAGCAGGAAAAGCTGCAGGCCAGCGCGCGCCTGGCCACCATGGGCGAAATCGCCTCGACGCTCGCGCACGAACTGAACCAGCCGCTGGCGGCGATCTCGAGTTACACCACCGGCGCGCTCAACCTGCTCGAGAATGCATCGCGTCAGCCGGGCGGCGTCGATCTGGGCCTGCTCAAGCCGGCGCTCGAGAAAACCAAGGCCCAGGCACAACGCGCCGGCCACATCATCCGCAGCGTGCACACCTTCGTCAAACGGCGCGAACCTTCGCGCGAGAAGGTGGCGATCCGCACGCTGGTCGACAGCGTGATGCCGCTGGTCGAGCTGCAGGCGCACCGCTTCTTCGTTGCCATCCAAACCAATATCGGCTCCCGCCTGCCGGCAGTGCTCGCCGACCGCGTGCTGATCGAACAGGTGCTGCTGAACCTGACGCGCAACGCGATCGAGGCGATGGAACACATCACGCCGGAACGGCGCATCCTGCGCATCGTCGCCGAACGCGAGGACTCGGACGCGCAGAGCAATGTCGCCATCGCCGTCATCGACCAGGGCCACGGCATCCCGCCCGAGGTGGCAGCGCGGTTGTTCTCGCCATTCTTCTCGACCAAGGCCGAAGGCATGGGCATCGGCCTGAACATCTGCCGCACCGCCGTCGAATTCCACGGCGGCACACTCACGCATGCCGACAATCCCAAGGGCGGCACGATCTTCCGCTTCACGCTGCCGGCGGCCGATGCGCAGGCGCGCAAACCGGATCAACAGCAGGCATGA
- a CDS encoding tripartite tricarboxylate transporter TctB family protein: MPSFIRNPKEFWSGAMFLAFGLAAVLIARDYSMGTAGRMGPAYFPTVLGGILGVIGLIAIVRSFFSDGDAVEKFAFRELILILVSVILFGVLVRGAGMVIAIPVIILMSAYASKKFHLGSSIALAIGATIFSVLLFVKALGLPMPVLGTWFGF; the protein is encoded by the coding sequence TTGCCGTCGTTCATACGCAACCCCAAGGAGTTCTGGTCCGGGGCGATGTTCCTTGCCTTTGGCCTGGCCGCCGTCCTCATCGCCCGTGACTATTCGATGGGCACCGCCGGTCGCATGGGGCCGGCCTATTTCCCCACCGTCCTTGGCGGCATTCTCGGCGTGATCGGATTGATTGCGATCGTGCGTTCATTCTTCAGCGACGGTGATGCGGTCGAAAAATTCGCATTCAGGGAATTGATCCTCATCCTGGTGTCGGTCATCCTGTTCGGCGTCCTGGTGCGCGGCGCGGGCATGGTGATCGCGATACCGGTGATCATTCTGATGAGTGCGTACGCCAGCAAGAAATTCCATCTGGGTTCATCGATTGCACTCGCGATCGGTGCGACGATTTTCAGCGTGCTGCTGTTCGTCAAGGCGCTCGGTTTGCCGATGCCGGTGCTCGGCACGTGGTTCGGCTTCTAA
- a CDS encoding methylated-DNA--[protein]-cysteine S-methyltransferase, protein MHISSNSPLFSAIVAAPFGAIGIRTEAGAVRELVYLPPSFDEKAPVNALSERAAQQVERYLAEPDFRFDLPLAEVGTAFQHKVWNEIAAIPRGEVRTYGDVAKLIRSAPRAVGQACGANWFPLVIPCHRVTASGGIGGFSNHDDASGFHLGVKRWLLRHEGVEGYA, encoded by the coding sequence ATGCACATCTCCTCCAACAGCCCACTGTTTTCCGCCATCGTTGCCGCGCCCTTTGGCGCGATCGGCATTCGCACCGAAGCCGGCGCGGTGCGCGAACTGGTCTACCTCCCGCCATCCTTCGACGAGAAGGCTCCGGTCAATGCGCTGTCCGAACGCGCGGCGCAGCAAGTGGAGCGCTATCTGGCCGAACCGGATTTCCGATTCGATCTGCCGCTGGCCGAAGTCGGCACCGCATTCCAGCACAAGGTGTGGAACGAGATCGCGGCGATCCCGCGCGGCGAGGTCCGCACCTACGGCGACGTCGCCAAACTGATCCGCTCCGCACCGCGCGCGGTCGGGCAGGCCTGCGGCGCGAACTGGTTCCCGCTCGTCATTCCCTGTCATCGCGTCACTGCATCCGGCGGCATCGGCGGCTTCTCCAATCATGACGATGCAAGCGGCTTCCATCTCGGCGTCAAGCGCTGGCTGCTCAGGCACGAGGGCGTCGAGGGTTACGCATGA
- a CDS encoding LysE family translocator, which produces MHHLLPSWPLLTAFLFASIVLAVTPGPAVFYIVTRTMAQGRRAGLASVAGVAFGNLGNAIGASIGLAALFAISSLAFTVVKYAGAAYLVYLGIQALRTKETEVKAMQFGAADMKRIFRDGFVVALLNPKTTIFFAAFLPQFMDPAAAPMVQSVALGALFVAVAATTDCIYTFAASMLAPAVTQLRGARAFGRYLAASAFIGLGVFTAATGSRSSK; this is translated from the coding sequence ATGCATCACCTGCTTCCCTCATGGCCGCTGCTGACCGCCTTCCTTTTCGCCAGCATCGTGCTGGCCGTCACGCCCGGCCCCGCCGTGTTTTACATCGTCACACGCACGATGGCGCAGGGCAGGCGCGCCGGACTGGCATCGGTGGCAGGCGTCGCGTTCGGCAACCTGGGCAACGCCATCGGCGCATCGATCGGGCTGGCGGCCCTGTTTGCGATCTCGTCGCTCGCCTTCACGGTCGTGAAGTACGCCGGTGCCGCCTACCTCGTCTACCTCGGGATCCAGGCCTTGCGTACGAAGGAAACGGAAGTCAAGGCGATGCAATTCGGCGCGGCAGACATGAAACGGATCTTCCGCGACGGTTTTGTCGTGGCCTTGCTCAACCCGAAAACGACGATCTTCTTCGCGGCCTTCCTGCCGCAGTTCATGGACCCGGCAGCCGCGCCGATGGTGCAAAGCGTGGCGCTCGGCGCATTGTTCGTGGCGGTGGCGGCGACGACTGATTGCATATACACGTTCGCCGCCAGCATGCTCGCGCCGGCCGTGACGCAGTTGCGCGGTGCGCGCGCATTCGGCCGCTATCTGGCGGCGTCGGCATTCATCGGGCTTGGCGTGTTTACCGCCGCGACCGGTTCACGCAGCAGCAAATGA
- a CDS encoding tripartite tricarboxylate transporter permease, with amino-acid sequence MEILSNLALGFDTAFTLSNLLYCLIGVFVGTAVGVLPGLGPTATIAMLLPATFALPPISSLIMLAGIYYGAQYGGSTTAILVNLPGESSSVVTAIDGYKMARAGHAGKALATAAIGSFFAGTVATFLLAWFAPPLAELALKFGPAEYFSLMVLGLVASVVLAHGSLLRAIGMVILGLLLGLIGTDVNSGTPRYTFDAPELADGINFVVVAMGMFGLGEIIRNLEHEETRTLTIKKIEGLLPTKDDLKRIVAPILRGTTLGSILGILPGGGAMLASFAAYSIEKKVSPNKAQFGKGAIEGVAAPEAANNAGAQTSFIPMLTLGIPSNPVMALMIGAMIIQGIQPGPAVMTEQPALFWGMIASMWIGNFFLIVLNLPMIGLWVRMIMVPYRLLYPAILMFCAIGVFSLNNSDFDVYLMALFGLFGYICAKLECEPAPMLLGFIIGPMMEEYLRRALLLSRSDPMVFLQRPISATMLAVAVLAMVVVLMPALRKKREEAFVE; translated from the coding sequence ATGGAAATACTGAGCAATCTGGCCCTGGGTTTTGACACGGCCTTCACACTCTCCAATCTGCTGTACTGCCTGATCGGCGTGTTCGTCGGCACGGCGGTCGGTGTGCTGCCCGGCCTCGGCCCGACGGCGACGATCGCGATGCTGCTGCCGGCGACTTTCGCGCTGCCGCCGATCTCGTCGCTCATCATGCTGGCCGGCATCTACTACGGCGCGCAGTACGGCGGCTCCACCACAGCGATCCTGGTCAACCTGCCGGGCGAATCGTCGTCGGTGGTCACGGCCATCGACGGCTACAAGATGGCGCGCGCCGGGCATGCCGGCAAGGCATTGGCGACGGCGGCCATCGGCTCCTTCTTCGCCGGCACCGTGGCCACCTTCCTGCTGGCATGGTTTGCGCCGCCGCTGGCGGAGCTGGCGCTGAAGTTCGGCCCGGCCGAATACTTCTCGCTGATGGTGCTGGGTCTGGTCGCATCGGTCGTGCTGGCGCATGGCTCGCTGCTGCGCGCGATCGGCATGGTCATCCTCGGCCTCCTGCTGGGCCTGATCGGCACCGACGTCAACTCCGGCACGCCGCGCTATACCTTCGATGCACCCGAATTGGCGGACGGCATCAACTTCGTGGTGGTGGCGATGGGCATGTTCGGCCTCGGCGAAATCATCCGCAATCTGGAACACGAGGAAACCCGCACGCTGACGATCAAGAAGATTGAAGGATTGCTGCCGACCAAGGACGATCTCAAGCGCATCGTCGCGCCGATCCTGCGCGGCACGACACTCGGTTCCATCCTGGGGATTCTGCCGGGCGGCGGCGCGATGCTCGCGTCCTTTGCCGCTTACTCCATCGAGAAGAAAGTCTCGCCTAACAAGGCACAGTTCGGCAAGGGCGCAATCGAAGGCGTGGCTGCGCCGGAAGCGGCCAACAATGCAGGCGCGCAGACCTCGTTCATCCCGATGCTGACGCTCGGCATTCCATCGAATCCGGTGATGGCGCTGATGATCGGTGCGATGATCATCCAGGGTATCCAGCCCGGCCCGGCGGTGATGACAGAGCAGCCGGCATTGTTCTGGGGCATGATCGCGTCGATGTGGATCGGCAACTTCTTCCTGATCGTGCTGAACCTGCCGATGATCGGCCTGTGGGTGCGCATGATCATGGTGCCGTACCGCCTGCTGTATCCGGCGATCCTGATGTTCTGCGCAATCGGCGTCTTCAGCCTGAACAACAGCGACTTCGATGTGTACCTGATGGCCTTGTTCGGTCTGTTCGGCTATATCTGCGCCAAGCTGGAATGCGAACCGGCACCGATGCTGCTGGGCTTCATCATCGGGCCGATGATGGAAGAGTATCTGCGCCGCGCGCTGTTGCTGTCGCGCAGCGATCCGATGGTCTTCCTGCAGCGCCCGATCAGCGCCACCATGCTGGCGGTGGCGGTGCTGGCGATGGTGGTGGTGTTGATGCCGGCATTGCGCAAGAAACGCGAGGAAGCGTTTGTAGAATAG
- the phaP gene encoding TIGR01841 family phasin (Members of this family are phasins (small proteins associated with inclusions such as PHA granules). Note that several different families of phasins have been named PhaP despite very little sequence similarity to each other.), producing MFPINEQFSAVVKASLEAQISMLAALSAKGVESVEQIVELNINVAKASLEDSSTTARQLLAAKDPQEFFSLSAAQAQPAAAKVIAYGRHLAGIASSAQAEFTRATEEQITETGRRVSDMVEDASKNAPAGSENVVALFKSAFGNANAGYEQFSKSTKKAVETMEANLNTAVNQFAQAAEKTAAGARARK from the coding sequence ATGTTTCCGATCAACGAACAATTTTCCGCCGTAGTCAAAGCCAGCCTCGAAGCCCAGATTTCCATGCTCGCCGCCTTGAGCGCCAAGGGCGTCGAGAGTGTGGAGCAGATCGTGGAGCTCAATATCAACGTTGCCAAGGCATCGCTGGAAGACAGCAGCACCACCGCCAGGCAATTGCTCGCCGCCAAGGATCCGCAGGAATTCTTTTCCCTGAGCGCAGCCCAGGCGCAGCCGGCAGCGGCCAAGGTCATCGCATACGGCCGTCATCTGGCCGGCATCGCCAGCAGCGCGCAGGCTGAATTCACGCGCGCCACCGAAGAACAGATCACCGAAACCGGCCGTCGTGTTTCCGACATGGTGGAAGATGCTTCGAAGAATGCACCTGCCGGTTCCGAGAACGTCGTCGCCTTGTTCAAGTCCGCGTTCGGTAATGCCAACGCCGGCTACGAGCAGTTCAGCAAGAGCACCAAGAAAGCCGTCGAAACGATGGAAGCGAACCTGAACACTGCGGTGAACCAGTTCGCTCAGGCCGCTGAAAAGACCGCTGCCGGTGCGCGCGCCCGCAAGTGA
- a CDS encoding TRAP transporter substrate-binding protein, which produces MRIDALLLTFAAAFASINAQAQAPAPIVVKFSHVVASDTPKGKAAQRFKELAEAATKGRVRVEIYPNSQLYKDKEELEALQLGAVQMLAPSLAKFGPLGVREFEVFDLPYIFPSKDALYRVTEGPIGRDLLKKLGAKGITGLAFWDNGFKVMSANRPLRVPADFKGLKMRIQPSKVLDVQMRALGANPQALAFGDVYQALQAGVVDGTENPPSNFYTQKMHEVQRHLTVSNHGYLGYAVIVNRKFWEGLPGGIRSDLERAMKEATAYANAIAQKENDDAIDAVRKSGRTSIYYLSDQEKAEWRKVLAPIQKDMEGRIGRDLIAAVNREAAAAGK; this is translated from the coding sequence ATGAGAATCGACGCATTGCTTCTCACGTTTGCTGCCGCGTTCGCGAGCATCAATGCGCAAGCACAAGCCCCGGCCCCCATCGTCGTCAAGTTCAGCCACGTGGTGGCGAGCGACACGCCCAAGGGCAAGGCCGCGCAGCGCTTCAAGGAATTGGCGGAAGCAGCGACCAAGGGCCGCGTCAGGGTCGAAATCTATCCGAACAGCCAGCTCTACAAGGATAAGGAAGAGCTGGAAGCCTTGCAATTGGGCGCGGTGCAAATGCTCGCACCGTCGCTGGCCAAGTTCGGCCCGCTCGGCGTGCGCGAGTTCGAGGTGTTCGACCTGCCGTACATCTTCCCGAGCAAGGACGCGCTGTACCGCGTGACCGAGGGACCGATCGGCAGGGACCTGCTGAAGAAGCTGGGCGCGAAAGGCATCACCGGCCTCGCGTTCTGGGATAACGGCTTCAAGGTGATGTCGGCCAACAGGCCGCTTCGGGTGCCGGCCGACTTCAAGGGATTGAAGATGCGGATTCAGCCATCCAAGGTGCTCGACGTGCAGATGCGCGCGCTGGGCGCCAATCCGCAGGCGCTGGCATTCGGCGATGTGTACCAGGCGCTGCAGGCGGGCGTGGTGGATGGCACCGAGAATCCGCCATCCAATTTCTACACGCAAAAGATGCATGAAGTGCAACGCCACCTGACGGTGTCGAATCACGGCTATCTGGGATACGCAGTGATCGTCAACCGGAAATTCTGGGAAGGCTTGCCCGGCGGCATACGCAGCGACCTGGAGCGCGCGATGAAGGAGGCAACCGCCTACGCCAACGCGATCGCGCAGAAGGAAAATGACGATGCCATCGATGCGGTCAGAAAGTCGGGCAGGACCTCGATCTATTATTTGTCGGATCAGGAAAAGGCCGAGTGGCGCAAGGTGCTCGCGCCGATCCAGAAGGACATGGAAGGCCGCATCGGCCGCGATCTGATCGCCGCAGTCAATCGCGAAGCGGCCGCCGCCGGCAAATAG